The DNA segment TCTGCTGTCAGCGGCAGTACGCTGGTCGGCACGTCGAACGATGAATCGGTGATAGAAGGCTTGAAGGCCAGTAATTAGATTTCTCGGAGAGTGGAACGTCTACGGGCGAAAACGGCGATATCGACATAGAAAGTGGGGTGTATCCCCAGATTTCACCGCCGATGATTATTACACAGTGCTTGCCAGAGATGCCGTATGCGATCCAGAAAACGTACTAGTGCAGGTTAGAAGCTCCGTTCTATTGAATCTCGGTGTAATTACCGTTTGAGTTGTTCCATGGAGTATAGACGGCTAACCCCTCAAATTCGACACTGTATCCGGTGATGTACCGTCAAATTCGGTATTCAGATGTGAACAACCGGACTCGGTGGTTTCTGCCTCTCTCCCTCTCGGGCAATGCGTAAACGGAGACCCTTGGATACAACCGCTCTCCTCCGTCGAGACCCCAAACCAAGCGCCTATTGCGCGACCGCCAGAACCCCAGTAAACTCTGAACCGGGATACCGTACGCTACACCCCTCAACAAACTACATCTCCCGGAAAGAAGGTGAATTCGTATCTGGTTCGATGATAACCGAAGACAATGAGAACACGAGAATCGAATGGACTGAAGGGGTGTATGGAAGTATTGACGAGATTGAAAACGCCTGTTCTGAGTCGAACCTGAGCGTGTACCTGTAATAGCGATCATCGTACTGCAGTAACCGATGCTGGCTATCTGACTCGGCAAGACCGTCCTTAGTGATATTACCATCGAGGTACGCCCACTTATCGAGTTGCTTCAGTATGGATTTGAAAGCAGACGAGTAGGGGTGTGATTCACGATATGAATCTCCCCGTGCATGAAGAATGATTTCGCGTTCCTTTGAGGAGAGATTCTCACGATTCAATTGTGAATCAAGCAACACTGCCTGAAGAGCCTCTATGGGACTCACCATCGGTCTGCGCCGGCAGGAATTGATAACCCCGCGGCGCGAACACCGGTCCATGCCAGAATTGCACCCGGAGGCCAGCGCCTTCTTGGAAACCGTCGACGCCCTTCCGCAACCGCCCCGCTACGCGCTCACCGTCGAGAGCGCCCGCGAGGCGCTGCGGGAACTGTTCGCCGACGCAGAACGGGACGCCGAGGTCGAGGAAATGAGCGAGTTTACGATCCCCGGTCCGGTGGGGAATCTCCCCGTCCGCCTGTACACACCACGGGCCAACGCGCCGCACCCGACGCTGGTGTTCTACCACGGCGGCGGCTGGGTGGTCGGCGATCTGGACACCCACGACAATGTCTGCAGGGCGCTGTGTGCTGGCGCCGACTGCGCGGTCGTCAGCGTCGACTACCGTCTCGCGCCCGAGCATCCGTTCCCCGCAGCTGTCGAGGACGCCTACGCGGCCCTGAAGTGGGTCGCCGAGCACGGCGAGGGAGCGACGCTGGATACGGATCGCCTCGCCGTGGGCGGCGACAGCGCCGGAGGGAACCTCGCCGCCGCGACCGCCCTACTGGCCCGCGACCGCAACGGGCCGGCCCTGACTCACCAGTCCCTGATTTACCCTGCCGTAGCGTCGATGGGCGTCCAGGAGTTCCCGAGTTACGAGGAGAACGGCCGGGGCTACCTGCTGGAGATGCCCGGGATGGAGTGGTACTGGGAGCGGTACGTCCAGTCGCGGGTCCACGAGCGCAATCCGTACCTTGCGCCACTGCTGGCAAGCGACCATTCGGACCTCCCGCCCGCGACGGTCCTCACGGCCGGATTCGATCCTCTCAGGGACGAAGGCCAAGCCTATGCCGACCGTTTGGAGGCGGCTGGTGTCCCCGTCGAACGACACCACCATGAGGGACAGATCCACGGGTTCGTCAGCCTAACTGACTTCATGAGCTCGGCTGACGACGCGCTGGACGACCTCGCCGCCGACCTGCGGACGGCATTCGAGGCGTAGGATCCCGCCCGGTAGCTCCGAATCCCGTTCGCGAATTCCTCTCAGGTCGAGTCGGGGACCGCCTACCGCGTCGCGTACAACCAATCGGCGGCCGACGCCTGACGTCGGGAGAACTGTCCGTCTGGCCCGAACCGGCAGTTCGGCGCGTGCGAGGCTCGGCAGGGCGCGGTCGTCCAGGAGCGCGCAGGCGAGACGCACGTACTGGCGGTCACGTTCGACGTCCAGGTGACGACAGAGCGCGGGACGACCGAGATGACGCTCGTCGTCGAAGCGGTCGACCGGTCGTCGAAATAACGAGAAGAGCGTCGAGAAACCGCTATGCCAGGACGAACGTCTGCTGGGCGGTGTCCGTCTTCCCGTTCTCGTCCTCGACTTCGAGGGTCACCGTGAACCGCCCGCAGACCGACGGCGGCGTCATCTCGACGGTTTCGCCGGTCGCGTCGAACGTTCCGTCGCCGTCCAGGTCCCAGCGGTAAGTCGCGATGTCGCTGTCACCGTTCGGGTCGGTCGAGGTACCGGCGTCGAGGGTCACCGTCTCGTCCGAGCCGATGGGTTCGGAGGCGGCGTCCTTCGGCGTGGTCTGTATCTCGGCGGTCGGTGCCTCGTTCGGCGCGTCGCCGGACCCGCCGTCTCCGCTACCGTCTTCGCTACCGTCTTCGCCGCCGTCGCCACTTCCGTCACTTCCATCTCCACTGCCACCGTCGCCACTGCCGTCTCCGCCGCCGTCGCTACCACCGTCGCCATCTCCGCTTCCGTCGTCTCCGTCCCCGCCGCCTCCGTCGCCCGTCGCGAACAGTTCGTCCTCGACCAGTTGGCGGACGAGGTGCTGGTGCCACTTCACCCGCTGGTCGACGGGGACGCCCTGCGTCGTGACCTCGGCGAGGTAGCCCGTCGCGCCGGCGTCGCGGGCGGCCTTGTGGCTGAACAGGCCGTCCAGCCCCCGGTCGGGAGCGGAGAACGGCGCGACGCCGAACTCGTAGCGCCGTTCGGAGACATAGTGTTCGTTCACGTACCGGGTCGCGGCTTCGGCTTCCTGTCTGGCCGCGTCGCCCCACGAGTGGAACAGCGCTTGCCCCACGCCGCCGACCATGTCGCCGTCCCAGATGCCGGTCGACTCGTGGAGGTCGACGACCACGTCCGGGGCGAACCGCTCGACGACGCCCCAGACGGCCCGGGCGAGTTCGGTTTCGGGGGTTTCGCCGGTCGGGAACTGGCGGTTCAGGTCGACGCCGCCGTCGGCGACGCGCTGGTCCTGCGTTACGGCGAGCGCGTTCGCCCGGGGGATGGTCACCAGCGTCCCGCGGTCGATGTCCCACTGGGCTATCTCTTCTGCGGCCAGATAGCCCGCGGCCTCGTTGCCGTGCATCCCGCCGACCACGAGCGCGGTCGGACCGGACTCGCTGGCCCGCGTCACGCGTACCGTCGTCTCTTGCTCGGTACCGCTCATAATGGTGTACGAGTCCCGCGAAAGACCGCTGCTCTGGGTCTTGCCGCTCGTCTGGAGCGCACCGACGCCGAGTAGTCCCGCACCGCCTGCAGCCATCAGAAAGGTCCGACGTGTACTAGGCATGAGTCTACGACTGACTCTTGGAGCATCACTCCTTCTTGTTTTTGGCCATTCATCCGGAAATACGCTGGGAAAATCTAGAATTCAAAGACTATCTGGATTTGATTTCCAAAAAGTGTGTTCTACGGTACTGTCCTCGGACAACCGGTGACCACGGCGGGACGCGTCCGAAATTACGTTACGACCTTCGAAACGGTGTCGGGGCGTTCCGAGCGTTCGCCCGGAGAAACTCCATCGCTCTCGGTCCTCCCATCGCCCCCGAACGAACTCGACAGCGACGACACACTACTTTACTCGAAGATTCGCTCCTTCTCTCGCGACCGTGACTGCGACCCGCCCGACCCGCCGTTCCCGCCGGAGAGTTTCGTGTACGCATAGTAGGCCAGGTACACCAGGAGGGCCAGCGCGACGACCGTGACGAGGGTGCTGACCAGCCACGAGAGGAAGCCCAGCACCACGGCCACGATCTTCGCGACGACCCAGAGGCCGAGGAGGCCGAGCAGGAGCCAGCCGCCGATTCGAATCCACCGGTTCATACCGCGACGGTTTCGTTTCAATCATCATACCATTTTCGGCTCTCCTTCCCGCGGAGGGGCCGGAAACGGCATTTGTCACGCTCACCGATATGTTCGAACGTGAGATGCGTCTCGTACAGATTCTCATTAAGGACGAACATCGAGAGGACGTGTTCGACGCTCTAGACGAGAGCGGAGTGGACTTCGTGGCGCTCCGTACGGACCGGCGCGACGCCAGCCTCGTTGCCTTTCCGCTCCCGTCCGGCGCCGTCGAAGAGATAATGAGCCAACTGCGGGAGGTGGGCGTCGACACCGACCGGTACACCATGATCAGCAACCTCGAAGCCGCGCTCACGTCGAACTTCGACGAACTGGAGAAGCGCTACACCGAAGGCCCCGACGCGGAGTCGCGCGTCGCTCGCGGCGAACTCCGGACGGCCGCTCGCGAGATCGAACCGGACCGAACGATGTTCATGGTCCAGGCTGTCCTGAGCGCGACCGTGGCGGCCGCGGGCCTCCTGCTCGACTCCGCGATCGCCATCGTCGGCTCGATGGTGATCTCGCCGTTCACCAGTTCGCTACTGTCCGCCGCCCTCGGCGCTATCATCGGCGACTGGAACCTCTCGCTGGACGGGTTGAAATCGCAGGTGCTCGGCCTGACGCTCGCGGCCCTCGCCGCCGGCGGCGGCGGTCTCATCGCCCGCGAAGCCGCGCTCGTACAGCCGAACCGCGCGGTCCTCCACATGCACCAGATTACGCAGTTCAGTTCGCCGAACCTGCTGTTGCTCACGATCGCGGTCACCGCGGGGGCCGCCAGTGCGATCGGCCTGGCGACGAACCAGGGAGTCGTGCTCGCCGGGGTGGCCGTCGCCGCCGCGGTCGTTCCCTCGGCCGCCACCGTCGGACTCGGCCTCGCCTGGCAGCAGCCCTCCGTCGCGTTCGGCGCGTTCCTCCTCTTACTCCTCAACATCGTGTCCATCAACGTCACCTCCGCCGTCACGTTCCTCCTGTTGGGCTATCGACCGTCGG comes from the Halorussus vallis genome and includes:
- a CDS encoding alpha/beta hydrolase, translating into MPELHPEASAFLETVDALPQPPRYALTVESAREALRELFADAERDAEVEEMSEFTIPGPVGNLPVRLYTPRANAPHPTLVFYHGGGWVVGDLDTHDNVCRALCAGADCAVVSVDYRLAPEHPFPAAVEDAYAALKWVAEHGEGATLDTDRLAVGGDSAGGNLAAATALLARDRNGPALTHQSLIYPAVASMGVQEFPSYEENGRGYLLEMPGMEWYWERYVQSRVHERNPYLAPLLASDHSDLPPATVLTAGFDPLRDEGQAYADRLEAAGVPVERHHHEGQIHGFVSLTDFMSSADDALDDLAADLRTAFEA
- a CDS encoding DUF389 domain-containing protein; translation: MALRTDRRDASLVAFPLPSGAVEEIMSQLREVGVDTDRYTMISNLEAALTSNFDELEKRYTEGPDAESRVARGELRTAAREIEPDRTMFMVQAVLSATVAAAGLLLDSAIAIVGSMVISPFTSSLLSAALGAIIGDWNLSLDGLKSQVLGLTLAALAAGGGGLIAREAALVQPNRAVLHMHQITQFSSPNLLLLTIAVTAGAASAIGLATNQGVVLAGVAVAAAVVPSAATVGLGLAWQQPSVAFGAFLLLLLNIVSINVTSAVTFLLLGYRPSVLKDDR
- a CDS encoding PKD domain-containing protein, whose product is MAAGGAGLLGVGALQTSGKTQSSGLSRDSYTIMSGTEQETTVRVTRASESGPTALVVGGMHGNEAAGYLAAEEIAQWDIDRGTLVTIPRANALAVTQDQRVADGGVDLNRQFPTGETPETELARAVWGVVERFAPDVVVDLHESTGIWDGDMVGGVGQALFHSWGDAARQEAEAATRYVNEHYVSERRYEFGVAPFSAPDRGLDGLFSHKAARDAGATGYLAEVTTQGVPVDQRVKWHQHLVRQLVEDELFATGDGGGGDGDDGSGDGDGGSDGGGDGSGDGGSGDGSDGSGDGGEDGSEDGSGDGGSGDAPNEAPTAEIQTTPKDAASEPIGSDETVTLDAGTSTDPNGDSDIATYRWDLDGDGTFDATGETVEMTPPSVCGRFTVTLEVEDENGKTDTAQQTFVLA